The Poseidonibacter antarcticus genome includes a region encoding these proteins:
- the rplE gene encoding 50S ribosomal protein L5, which yields MAARLLERYKAEIKPALEAEFPKNKMLTAKLDKVTISVGAGEAMKDSKLMQNIQDTISLIAGQQAVKVIAKKSVAGFKVREGYPVGVKVTLRGEQMYTFLDKLCSIALPRVKDFRGLNRNGFDGRGNFNFGLDEQLMFPEVVYDNIITTHGMNISVSTTATDDAEAYRLLELVGIPFTKGRA from the coding sequence ATGGCAGCAAGATTATTAGAAAGATATAAAGCAGAAATTAAACCAGCTTTAGAAGCAGAGTTTCCAAAAAACAAAATGTTAACTGCAAAGTTAGATAAAGTTACTATCTCTGTTGGTGCTGGTGAAGCAATGAAAGATAGTAAATTAATGCAAAACATTCAAGATACTATTTCTTTAATAGCTGGTCAACAAGCTGTTAAAGTTATTGCAAAAAAATCTGTTGCTGGATTTAAAGTAAGAGAAGGTTACCCTGTAGGAGTAAAAGTTACTTTAAGAGGTGAACAAATGTACACTTTCTTAGATAAACTTTGTTCAATCGCATTACCAAGAGTTAAGGATTTTAGAGGTCTTAATAGAAATGGTTTTGACGGTAGAGGAAACTTTAACTTTGGTTTAGACGAACAATTAATGTTCCCAGAAGTTGTATATGATAATATTATTACAACTCACGGTATGAATATTTCAGTTTCTACAACTGCTACTGATGATGCTGAAGCATACAGATTATTAGAGTTAGTAGGAATTCCATTTACTAAAGGAAGAGCGTAA
- the rplX gene encoding 50S ribosomal protein L24 has protein sequence MAIKLKIRKGDTVKIIAGDDKGKTGEVLQVLPSKNKVIVKDCKVAKKTVKPDQEKNPDGGFVNKEMPIDISNVTKVEGE, from the coding sequence ATGGCAATTAAATTAAAAATCAGAAAAGGTGATACAGTTAAAATCATCGCTGGTGATGACAAAGGTAAAACTGGTGAAGTTTTACAAGTATTACCTTCAAAAAACAAAGTAATCGTAAAAGATTGTAAAGTTGCTAAAAAAACTGTTAAACCTGATCAAGAAAAAAACCCTGATGGTGGGTTTGTTAATAAAGAAATGCCAATTGACATTTCTAATGTAACTAAAGTAGAAGGTGAGTAA
- the rplN gene encoding 50S ribosomal protein L14, translated as MIQSFTRLNVADNTGAKQIMCIKVLGGSKRRYATVGDVIVASVKKALPTGKVKKGQVVKAVVVRTHKEVQRENGSLIRFDDNAAVILDAKKDPIGTRIFGPVAREVRYSGFMKIVSLAPEVL; from the coding sequence ATGATTCAAAGTTTTACTAGATTAAATGTAGCTGACAACACAGGTGCAAAACAAATCATGTGTATCAAAGTTCTTGGTGGATCTAAGAGAAGATACGCAACTGTTGGTGACGTTATTGTTGCTTCAGTTAAGAAAGCTTTACCAACTGGTAAAGTTAAAAAAGGTCAAGTTGTTAAAGCAGTAGTTGTTAGAACACATAAAGAAGTTCAAAGAGAAAATGGTTCTTTAATTAGATTTGATGATAACGCAGCTGTTATCTTAGATGCTAAAAAAGATCCAATTGGAACAAGAATTTTCGGACCAGTTGCTAGAGAAGTTAGATATTCAGGTTTCATGAAAATCGTTTCACTTGCACCGGAGGTATTATAA
- the rpsQ gene encoding 30S ribosomal protein S17 yields the protein MTHKREIQGVVVKISGDKTASVLVTRQVIHPRYHKMVKRFKKYLVHDEKNELKVGDKVVAVECRPLSKTKSFRLKMIVSTGAN from the coding sequence ATGACACATAAAAGAGAGATTCAAGGTGTAGTGGTAAAAATTTCTGGAGACAAAACAGCTTCTGTTTTAGTTACTAGACAAGTTATTCACCCAAGATACCACAAAATGGTAAAAAGATTTAAAAAATATTTAGTTCATGATGAAAAAAATGAATTAAAAGTTGGAGATAAAGTTGTTGCTGTTGAATGTAGACCTTTATCAAAAACTAAATCTTTTAGATTAAAGATGATTGTATCTACAGGAGCTAACTAA
- the rpmC gene encoding 50S ribosomal protein L29 produces the protein MNYTDLKDKSLQELTELLKEKKVLLFELKAKLKTMQLTNTSELRVAKKDIAKIQTAITAAKAN, from the coding sequence ATGAACTATACTGATTTAAAAGACAAAAGCTTACAAGAGCTTACGGAATTATTAAAAGAAAAAAAGGTGCTTCTTTTTGAATTAAAAGCTAAGCTAAAAACTATGCAGTTAACAAATACATCTGAATTAAGAGTAGCGAAGAAAGATATCGCTAAGATTCAAACAGCTATTACTGCAGCAAAAGCTAACTAA
- the rplP gene encoding 50S ribosomal protein L16 produces MLMPKRTKYRKMMKGRNRGKAARGNSLAYGDIGLKAVEHGRIDSRQIEASRVAMTRQVKRQAKVWIMVFPDKPLTAKPLETRMGKGKGAVDKWVMNIKPGRICFEMAGVSDELAREALTLAMHKLPFKTKIVTKDSENELY; encoded by the coding sequence ATGTTAATGCCTAAGAGAACTAAATACAGAAAAATGATGAAGGGTCGAAATAGAGGTAAAGCTGCAAGAGGTAACTCTTTAGCTTACGGAGATATCGGTCTTAAAGCTGTTGAACATGGAAGAATTGATTCTAGACAAATTGAAGCTTCTAGGGTTGCAATGACTAGACAAGTTAAAAGACAAGCAAAAGTTTGGATTATGGTATTCCCTGACAAACCACTTACTGCTAAACCATTAGAAACAAGAATGGGTAAAGGTAAAGGTGCAGTTGATAAATGGGTTATGAATATCAAGCCAGGTAGAATTTGTTTTGAAATGGCTGGTGTTAGTGATGAGTTAGCAAGAGAAGCTTTAACTTTAGCAATGCATAAATTACCATTTAAAACAAAAATTGTAACAAAAGATAGCGAAAATGAACTATACTGA
- the rpsC gene encoding 30S ribosomal protein S3, which produces MGQKVNPIGLRLGINRNWESRWFPKFSTMPANVSEDDKIRKFIKKELYYAGVASTIVERTAKKIRVTIVAARPGIVIGKKGADVEKLKANLSKLVGKEIAVNIKEERKPQLSGQLSAENVAQQLERRVAFRRAMKRVMQNALKGGAKGIKVSVSGRLGGAEMARTEWYLEGRVPLHTLRARIDYGFAEAHTTYGCIGIKVWIFKGEVLAKGIPAEKTEEDKPKRRPQKRRGK; this is translated from the coding sequence ATGGGTCAAAAAGTTAATCCAATAGGTTTAAGACTAGGTATTAATAGAAACTGGGAATCAAGATGGTTTCCAAAGTTTTCTACAATGCCAGCAAATGTTTCAGAAGATGATAAAATTAGAAAATTCATTAAAAAAGAATTATATTATGCAGGTGTTGCATCTACTATCGTTGAAAGAACAGCAAAAAAAATTAGAGTAACAATTGTTGCTGCAAGACCTGGTATCGTTATCGGTAAAAAAGGTGCAGACGTTGAGAAATTAAAAGCTAATCTTTCTAAATTAGTTGGAAAAGAAATTGCTGTTAATATTAAAGAAGAAAGAAAACCACAATTATCTGGTCAACTTTCAGCTGAAAATGTTGCACAACAATTAGAAAGAAGAGTTGCATTTAGAAGAGCTATGAAAAGAGTTATGCAAAATGCACTTAAAGGCGGAGCTAAAGGTATTAAGGTTTCTGTTTCTGGAAGACTTGGTGGAGCTGAAATGGCTAGAACTGAGTGGTATTTAGAAGGTAGAGTTCCTTTACATACATTAAGAGCTAGAATTGATTATGGTTTTGCTGAAGCTCATACAACTTATGGTTGTATTGGTATTAAAGTTTGGATCTTTAAAGGTGAAGTACTTGCTAAAGGTATTCCAGCTGAAAAAACTGAAGAAGACAAACCTAAAAGAAGACCACAAAAGAGAAGAGGTAAATAA
- the rplV gene encoding 50S ribosomal protein L22 yields MARAILKFIRLSPTKARLIAREVQGMNAEYAIASLEFTPNKAAGIISKVIASAVANSGLEPENAVITSARVDNGPVLKRFTPRARGSASPKHKPTAHIMIEVAAAEKGDK; encoded by the coding sequence ATGGCTAGAGCAATATTAAAATTTATTAGACTTTCACCTACAAAAGCAAGATTAATTGCTAGAGAAGTTCAAGGTATGAATGCTGAGTATGCAATTGCATCTTTAGAATTTACTCCTAACAAAGCGGCTGGTATTATTTCAAAAGTTATCGCTTCTGCTGTTGCGAATTCAGGTTTAGAACCAGAAAATGCAGTTATTACATCTGCTAGAGTTGATAACGGTCCAGTTCTTAAGAGATTTACTCCAAGAGCAAGAGGAAGTGCTTCTCCAAAACATAAACCAACTGCACATATTATGATTGAAGTAGCTGCTGCTGAAAAAGGAGACAAGTAA
- the rpsS gene encoding 30S ribosomal protein S19, with product MSRSIKKGPFIDAHLLKKVIKANEANDKKPIKTWSRRSMILPDMIGLTFNVHNGRNFVPVNVTENHVGYKLGEFAPTRTFKGHKGSVQRKV from the coding sequence ATGTCAAGATCAATAAAAAAAGGTCCATTTATAGACGCACACTTATTAAAGAAAGTTATCAAAGCTAATGAAGCTAATGATAAAAAACCAATCAAAACATGGTCAAGAAGATCTATGATCTTACCAGATATGATTGGACTTACTTTTAATGTGCACAATGGAAGAAACTTCGTTCCTGTAAATGTTACAGAGAATCATGTTGGATATAAATTAGGTGAATTTGCACCTACTAGAACATTTAAGGGCCATAAAGGTTCTGTTCAAAGAAAGGTGTAA
- the rplB gene encoding 50S ribosomal protein L2, translating into MAIKKFRPITPARRFMSVMDTSDITSKATVRSLLTRVKASAGRNNNGRITSRHKEAGAKKLYRIIDFKRNKFGVEGTISTIEYDPYRNCRICLVTYADGDKRYILQPSGLKVGAKIQAAEAGLDILPGNAMRLISIPVGTMVHNIELKPGKGGQVARSAGGYAQIMGREDKYVIVRLPSGEMRKILSVCMATIGIVGNEDFSNMIIGKAGRQRHLGKRPQTRGSAMNPIDHPHGGGEGKTNSGRHPVTPWGMPTKGYKTRKKKASDKLIISRKKK; encoded by the coding sequence ATGGCAATTAAAAAATTTAGACCAATAACTCCTGCAAGAAGATTTATGTCTGTAATGGATACTTCTGATATTACTTCTAAAGCAACAGTTAGATCATTACTTACAAGAGTAAAAGCATCAGCTGGTAGAAATAATAACGGTAGAATCACTTCAAGACACAAAGAAGCAGGTGCTAAGAAATTATATAGAATTATTGATTTCAAAAGAAATAAATTCGGTGTAGAAGGTACTATTTCAACTATTGAATATGACCCATATAGAAACTGTAGAATTTGTTTAGTAACTTATGCTGATGGTGATAAAAGATACATTTTACAACCTTCTGGATTAAAAGTTGGCGCAAAAATTCAAGCTGCTGAAGCAGGACTTGATATTTTACCAGGTAATGCAATGAGATTAATCAGTATCCCTGTTGGTACAATGGTTCATAACATTGAATTAAAACCAGGTAAAGGTGGACAAGTAGCTAGATCTGCTGGTGGATACGCTCAAATCATGGGTAGAGAAGACAAATACGTAATCGTAAGACTTCCTTCAGGTGAAATGAGAAAAATTCTTTCTGTTTGTATGGCAACAATTGGTATTGTTGGAAACGAAGACTTCTCTAATATGATTATTGGTAAAGCCGGTAGACAAAGACATTTAGGTAAGAGACCACAAACAAGAGGTTCTGCAATGAACCCAATTGATCACCCACACGGTGGTGGTGAAGGTAAGACAAACTCTGGAAGACATCCTGTTACTCCATGGGGTATGCCAACTAAAGGTTATAAAACTAGAAAGAAAAAAGCTAGTGATAAACTAATCATTTCAAGAAAAAAGAAGTAA
- a CDS encoding 50S ribosomal protein L23, translated as MADITDIKAILYTEKTIELQEHGVIVVQTSPRMTKNGLKEVFKEYFGVTPSKVNSLRQNGKVKRFKGKLGSRPDFKKFYVTLPEGAEIANLSA; from the coding sequence ATGGCAGATATAACAGATATTAAAGCAATATTATATACAGAAAAAACAATAGAGCTTCAAGAACATGGTGTAATCGTAGTTCAGACTAGTCCAAGAATGACTAAGAATGGACTTAAAGAAGTATTTAAAGAATATTTTGGTGTTACTCCATCAAAAGTAAATTCTTTAAGACAAAATGGAAAAGTTAAAAGATTTAAAGGGAAATTAGGTTCAAGACCAGATTTCAAAAAATTCTATGTAACATTACCAGAGGGCGCTGAAATAGCGAACCTTTCAGCTTAA
- the rplD gene encoding 50S ribosomal protein L4 → MSNAIVLNDKFEANGDVALPAKFAEINSHNLYLYAKSYLAAQRANTARVKNRSEVRGGGRKPKAQKGSGGARYGSMRSPLFVGGGQVFGPSKRNYVQKVNKKQKALALSFALNAQADNGSLFVTDSISVESGKTKDALAILNKLNQRDTLVVVDTIDEKTYLAFRNVKNCYMIEKQEVNAYLIAAYHSVLIEKSVFESLTKEA, encoded by the coding sequence ATGAGTAATGCAATAGTATTAAATGACAAATTTGAAGCTAATGGTGACGTAGCATTACCAGCTAAGTTTGCTGAGATTAACTCTCACAACTTATACTTATATGCTAAATCATACTTAGCGGCTCAAAGAGCAAATACTGCTAGAGTTAAAAATAGATCAGAAGTTAGAGGTGGTGGTAGAAAACCTAAAGCTCAAAAAGGTTCTGGTGGAGCTAGATATGGTTCTATGAGATCACCATTATTTGTTGGTGGTGGACAAGTTTTTGGACCTAGTAAAAGAAACTATGTACAAAAAGTAAATAAAAAACAAAAAGCTTTAGCATTAAGTTTCGCTTTAAATGCACAAGCTGATAACGGTTCTTTATTTGTAACTGATTCAATTTCTGTTGAATCTGGAAAAACTAAAGACGCACTTGCAATTTTAAATAAATTAAACCAAAGAGATACTCTAGTTGTAGTTGATACAATTGATGAGAAAACATACTTAGCGTTTAGAAATGTTAAAAATTGTTACATGATTGAAAAGCAAGAAGTTAACGCTTATTTAATTGCAGCATACCATTCAGTACTAATTGAAAAATCAGTATTTGAATCATTAACAAAAGAGGCTTAA
- the rplC gene encoding 50S ribosomal protein L3, which produces MEFIVEKIGMSRTVSVPAVPVTLLRVLDTKVCEVTDGVAFVSYASGKKMNKTIEGQQKKFNLSKEFNRFATLEVANTEAGDLDVSGLSEAKVLKTTFNTKGRGFSGVVKRWNFAGGRASHGHRMGKRTGSIGNAEWPGRVQPGKKMPGQYGNTTVSVKNDVVSFDAETGILVVKGSVSGANGRLGKVKVAK; this is translated from the coding sequence ATGGAATTTATCGTAGAAAAAATTGGTATGAGTAGAACTGTTTCAGTTCCTGCTGTTCCTGTTACACTTTTAAGAGTTCTTGATACTAAAGTATGTGAAGTGACTGACGGTGTAGCATTTGTTTCTTATGCATCTGGTAAAAAGATGAATAAAACAATTGAAGGTCAACAAAAGAAATTCAACTTATCTAAAGAGTTTAATAGATTTGCAACTTTAGAAGTAGCAAATACTGAAGCTGGTGATTTAGATGTAAGTGGTTTATCAGAAGCAAAAGTTTTAAAAACAACTTTTAACACTAAAGGTAGAGGTTTCTCTGGTGTTGTTAAAAGATGGAATTTTGCAGGTGGTAGAGCATCACATGGTCACAGAATGGGTAAAAGAACTGGTTCAATCGGTAATGCAGAATGGCCAGGTAGAGTTCAACCAGGTAAGAAAATGCCAGGACAATACGGAAATACAACTGTTAGCGTTAAAAATGATGTAGTATCATTTGATGCAGAAACTGGAATTTTAGTAGTAAAAGGTTCAGTATCTGGTGCAAACGGTAGATTAGGAAAAGTAAAGGTTGCTAAATGA
- the rpsJ gene encoding 30S ribosomal protein S10 translates to MEKIRLKLKAYDHRVLDRSVASIVEAVKRTGAELRGPIPLPTKIRRYTVLKGPHVNKDAREQFEIRVHSRMIDIIAATPDTVDSLMKLDLAPEVDVEVRSMGQE, encoded by the coding sequence ATGGAAAAAATTAGATTAAAGTTAAAAGCTTACGATCACAGAGTTTTAGACAGAAGTGTTGCTTCAATAGTTGAAGCTGTTAAAAGAACTGGTGCTGAGTTGAGAGGTCCTATACCTTTACCAACAAAGATTAGAAGATATACAGTTCTTAAAGGTCCTCACGTTAATAAGGATGCTAGAGAGCAATTTGAAATCAGAGTTCATTCAAGAATGATTGATATCATAGCTGCAACTCCAGATACTGTAGATTCATTAATGAAACTTGACTTAGCTCCAGAAGTTGATGTTGAAGTTAGATCTATGGGTCAAGAATAA
- a CDS encoding zinc ribbon domain-containing protein: MKNPLKTFYKNNFVYTGSEKLSKLTILFIIFLDIFIFITIGLGIDFQIKVLNNPNVTFSQQCRNIVNSKSLNDFNNYIYTYENYNNKYQSIKEKEIDPRCNTIVNEKLKIVKSEHNIKILKEKQRKINQQQSKVNSELSYLRENYNTVLFEKMSSQDSSKSIIKDDISSENIKSKYNKYLKHNEELKKQKENIAKEFSNSKSVKEFIEFVDLNKKQILGDYKSASKSYKIKKELISLIFLFPLLFLSLYIMKKYLKNEKYTLYIMFKNIVIVTLIPTIISILNLIYILLPKIFLEKVLNFFYQIEIPFVVYYFVIVLFILIFGYIIVKIQKRYRENIKKLEQNSISNIQSYNKSICVKCQNRVDYLNMKFCPSCQNELKIKCPSCNKDTIKNLNNCFNCGHKLNKN, from the coding sequence ATGAAAAACCCACTTAAAACTTTTTACAAAAATAACTTCGTTTATACTGGAAGTGAAAAACTATCTAAACTTACAATACTGTTTATTATATTTCTTGATATATTTATTTTCATTACAATTGGTCTTGGAATTGATTTTCAAATAAAAGTCTTAAATAACCCTAATGTTACATTTTCACAACAATGTAGAAATATTGTTAATTCAAAAAGTTTAAATGATTTTAATAATTATATTTATACATATGAAAATTATAACAATAAATATCAAAGTATAAAAGAAAAAGAAATAGATCCAAGATGTAATACAATTGTAAATGAAAAACTTAAAATAGTTAAATCAGAACATAATATTAAAATCTTAAAAGAAAAACAAAGAAAGATAAATCAACAACAATCAAAAGTAAATAGTGAACTATCTTATTTAAGGGAAAATTATAATACTGTATTATTTGAAAAAATGAGTTCTCAAGACTCATCAAAATCAATAATAAAAGATGATATTTCTTCTGAAAATATAAAATCAAAATATAATAAATATTTAAAACATAATGAAGAATTAAAAAAACAAAAAGAAAACATAGCTAAAGAGTTTTCAAATTCAAAAAGTGTAAAAGAATTTATTGAATTTGTAGATTTAAATAAAAAACAAATACTAGGTGATTATAAAAGTGCAAGTAAATCATATAAGATTAAAAAAGAGCTAATAAGTTTAATCTTTTTATTTCCACTTCTTTTTTTATCATTATATATAATGAAGAAATATTTAAAGAATGAAAAATATACACTTTATATAATGTTTAAAAATATTGTTATTGTAACTTTAATTCCTACAATAATATCAATCTTAAATCTAATATATATTTTACTACCAAAAATATTTCTAGAAAAAGTACTAAACTTTTTTTATCAAATAGAAATACCTTTTGTAGTTTACTATTTTGTAATTGTATTATTTATCTTGATTTTTGGATATATAATAGTAAAAATTCAAAAACGTTATAGAGAAAATATAAAAAAATTAGAACAAAATAGTATTTCTAATATTCAAAGCTATAATAAAAGTATTTGTGTTAAATGCCAAAATAGGGTAGATTATTTAAATATGAAATTTTGTCCTTCCTGTCAAAATGAATTAAAGATTAAATGTCCAAGTTGTAATAAAGATACAATCAAAAATTTAAACAATTGTTTTAACTGCGGACATAAGCTAAATAAAAATTAA
- a CDS encoding HIT family protein encodes MEHLYAPWRFKYVSEEKIKGCIFCHISKNKEDEKLQVLFYDEHCFVVMNKFPYSPGHMMVIPHYHTDKIEELPDEVWLTMSIRVRQAVKLLKDVMSCEGVNIGMNLGKAAGAGIEQHVHYHMLPRWLGDTNFITTITDTRVYPANFNEIYAKLKSKSKEYFI; translated from the coding sequence ATGGAACACTTATATGCACCATGGCGATTTAAATATGTTAGTGAAGAAAAGATTAAAGGTTGTATTTTTTGTCATATTTCAAAAAATAAAGAAGATGAAAAACTTCAAGTACTTTTTTATGATGAACATTGTTTTGTAGTAATGAACAAATTCCCATATTCTCCAGGACATATGATGGTTATTCCTCATTATCACACTGATAAAATAGAAGAACTTCCAGATGAAGTATGGTTGACTATGAGTATACGTGTAAGACAGGCTGTAAAGCTTTTGAAAGATGTTATGTCTTGTGAAGGTGTAAATATTGGTATGAATCTTGGAAAAGCAGCAGGTGCTGGTATAGAACAACATGTACATTATCATATGTTGCCTAGATGGTTAGGTGATACAAATTTTATAACTACAATTACAGATACTAGAGTATATCCCGCAAATTTTAATGAAATTTATGCGAAATTAAAATCTAAATCGAAAGAATATTTTATTTAA
- a CDS encoding Mur ligase family protein → MEYFNLFTQILLIMSLGYYLITNLQWYNYKLERVILKHHKWQWHITYFFTPIVLFYLVPPLYYAIYFYVLFLTSFIMWNKKLDRPVVLTSRVVRFLGILLFSTFAITGLCVASPECNNTFVFVPLIIAYAGSFALEKILFISYKHKGKQRVQSIAGLKIIAITASYGKTSIKNYLYHILRKKFKTYKTPRSVNTIGGIVLDVNRDIPLDTQVYIAEAGAREKGDIEEIAMFLEPQICVIGSVGEQHIEYFKTLDNIIHTKMEILKSPRMQRGFVHESVPIKDYDSITKFPNNLHITKSSLDGIWFDVEINENLEHFYAPILGSFNAINLTAVILVAHELGMSIDEIKLSLKSLPQVEHRLQLIKAGGKVIVDDSFNGNLAGMLEAVNICSTYEGRKVIITPGLVESTDEANILLAKEINDKFDYVILTGSLNTHLLSAHINPSKMFILKDKALMESTLSEQTKVGDLILFANDAPNFI, encoded by the coding sequence ATGGAATACTTTAATTTATTTACACAAATTTTATTAATTATGAGTTTAGGTTATTACCTAATCACAAATTTACAATGGTATAACTACAAATTAGAAAGAGTTATTTTAAAACATCATAAATGGCAATGGCATATTACATATTTTTTTACGCCAATTGTTCTTTTTTATCTAGTTCCACCCTTATATTACGCAATATATTTTTATGTACTATTTTTAACAAGTTTTATTATGTGGAATAAAAAATTAGATAGGCCAGTTGTTTTAACATCAAGAGTAGTAAGATTTTTAGGAATTCTTTTATTCTCGACATTTGCTATTACTGGATTATGTGTAGCAAGTCCAGAATGTAATAACACATTTGTTTTTGTACCATTGATTATTGCTTATGCAGGATCTTTTGCACTAGAAAAGATATTATTTATATCTTACAAACATAAAGGAAAACAAAGAGTTCAGAGTATTGCAGGTTTAAAAATTATTGCAATAACTGCTTCTTATGGTAAAACATCGATTAAAAACTATTTATATCATATATTAAGAAAAAAATTTAAAACATATAAAACTCCAAGATCAGTAAATACAATTGGTGGAATTGTTTTAGATGTAAATAGAGATATTCCTTTAGATACACAAGTATATATAGCAGAAGCGGGAGCAAGAGAGAAAGGTGATATTGAAGAAATTGCAATGTTTTTAGAACCACAAATTTGTGTAATAGGAAGTGTTGGTGAACAACATATTGAATACTTCAAAACATTAGACAATATTATTCATACTAAAATGGAAATATTAAAATCACCAAGAATGCAAAGAGGTTTTGTCCATGAAAGTGTTCCTATTAAAGATTATGATTCTATTACAAAATTTCCAAATAATTTACATATTACAAAAAGCTCTTTAGATGGGATTTGGTTTGATGTTGAAATAAATGAAAATCTAGAACATTTTTATGCTCCTATTCTTGGAAGTTTTAATGCTATAAATTTAACAGCAGTAATTTTAGTTGCTCATGAATTAGGAATGAGTATTGATGAAATTAAATTATCACTTAAATCTTTACCTCAAGTTGAACATAGATTACAACTTATAAAAGCTGGTGGTAAAGTGATTGTTGATGATTCTTTTAATGGTAATTTAGCAGGAATGTTAGAAGCTGTAAATATTTGTTCGACATATGAAGGAAGAAAAGTAATTATTACTCCTGGTCTAGTTGAATCAACTGATGAAGCAAATATTTTACTTGCTAAAGAGATAAATGATAAGTTTGATTATGTAATTTTAACAGGAAGTTTAAATACTCATCTTTTAAGTGCACATATTAATCCTAGTAAAATGTTTATATTAAAAGATAAAGCATTAATGGAATCAACATTATCAGAACAAACAAAAGTTGGTGATTTAATTCTTTTTGCAAATGATGCACCAAACTTTATATAG
- a CDS encoding alpha/beta fold hydrolase yields MASKSIIFDNKTFDISYEIINPTCKKDIIFLHGWGSNKDIMKNVFSPYLKDFRHIYIDLPGFGKSPNEYELTTKEYAKITEEFLKSLNSTKDIIAGHSYGGKVATLLNPKNLVLLSSAGILEEKSFEVKTKIAFAKFCNALGLNKLTKMFRSSDVKSMNEGMYATFKNVVNEDFTTSFSNYKNNALIFWGNEDVATSLKSGKKIASLINSSTFISYDGDHYFFIKNVKDITERIENGIL; encoded by the coding sequence TTGGCATCAAAAAGTATAATTTTCGATAATAAGACATTTGATATTTCTTATGAAATAATAAATCCAACATGTAAAAAAGATATTATTTTTTTACATGGCTGGGGTTCAAATAAAGATATTATGAAAAATGTATTTTCACCATATTTAAAAGATTTTAGACATATTTATATTGACTTACCAGGTTTTGGAAAAAGTCCTAATGAATATGAATTAACAACAAAAGAATATGCAAAAATCACAGAAGAGTTTTTAAAATCATTAAATTCTACAAAAGATATAATTGCAGGTCATTCTTATGGTGGGAAAGTTGCGACTTTATTAAATCCTAAAAACTTAGTTTTATTAAGTTCGGCTGGAATATTAGAAGAAAAATCATTTGAAGTAAAAACAAAAATTGCCTTTGCAAAATTTTGTAATGCTTTAGGATTAAATAAACTTACAAAAATGTTTAGAAGTTCTGATGTAAAATCAATGAATGAAGGAATGTATGCTACATTTAAAAATGTTGTAAATGAAGATTTTACTACTTCATTTTCAAACTATAAAAATAATGCGTTAATTTTTTGGGGAAATGAAGATGTTGCAACATCTTTAAAATCTGGTAAAAAAATTGCATCTTTAATTAATTCATCAACTTTTATATCTTATGATGGTGATCATTACTTCTTTATAAAAAATGTAAAAGACATCACTGAGAGAATAGAAAATGGAATACTTTAA